In Thauera aromatica K172, one DNA window encodes the following:
- a CDS encoding PFL_4669 family integrating conjugative element protein, with the protein MATSNEPLQLNLGSLRSAMSLTLHTHHASRIWHGRAAAEGRPGIVGLNGYIAVMNKMKRGSEQDDPYSDWWMLRIEDKLDQTRTTLQTLREQVDQALAGVPAALSLGENLNVQPVKLPLFVNAQLGFAAVYLLADYDDIARKLILAHHTALIDRSTLERWLNEGAHALRSLFSLAQQYRYSGCTRDDFAAKNAAARAALEKFGELPQDVLEGMRRSKFAPPIVRRGLQQRGEGPAAAVGASLANGDEAAAADLSEGAPAVGEDESA; encoded by the coding sequence ATGGCAACCAGCAACGAACCATTGCAACTCAACCTCGGCTCCCTGCGCAGCGCGATGTCGCTGACGCTGCACACCCACCACGCTTCCCGCATCTGGCACGGCCGCGCCGCCGCCGAAGGGCGACCTGGCATCGTCGGCCTGAACGGCTACATCGCGGTGATGAACAAGATGAAGCGCGGCTCGGAGCAGGACGACCCGTATTCAGACTGGTGGATGCTGCGCATCGAGGACAAGCTCGACCAGACCAGGACCACGCTGCAGACCTTGCGCGAACAGGTGGACCAGGCACTGGCGGGCGTGCCTGCGGCATTGAGCCTGGGCGAGAACCTCAATGTGCAACCCGTCAAGCTGCCGCTGTTCGTCAACGCGCAACTGGGCTTCGCGGCGGTCTATCTGCTGGCCGACTACGACGACATCGCGCGCAAGCTGATCCTCGCCCACCACACCGCGCTCATCGACCGCAGCACCTTGGAGCGCTGGCTCAACGAGGGCGCGCACGCGCTGCGCAGCCTGTTCTCGCTGGCCCAGCAGTACCGCTACTCGGGCTGCACCCGCGACGACTTCGCGGCGAAGAATGCCGCAGCGCGGGCGGCGCTGGAGAAATTCGGCGAACTGCCACAGGACGTGCTCGAAGGCATGCGCCGCTCGAAGTTTGCACCGCCCATCGTGCGTCGTGGCCTGCAGCAGCGCGGTGAGGGGCCTGCCGCAGCCGTAGGCGCTTCCCTTGCCAATGGCGACGAAGCCGCTGCTGCCGACTTGTCCGAAGGTGCACCCGCTGTCGGCGAGGACGAATCCGCATGA
- a CDS encoding DNA cytosine methyltransferase, translated as MNPQPRTLRGAPQAAPLLYGSVCSGIEAVSLAWQPLGLQAAWFAEIDAFPSAVLAHRYPHVPNLGDMTAIARQVRSGIVPAPDILVGGTPCQSFSVAGARQGLNDPRGALTLAYVELANAIDQTRHQNRRSPATLVWENVPGVLNDRSNAFGHFLGALAGEGRALQPPGEKWAHAGCVSGPRRRIAWRVLDAQYFGVAQRRKRVFLVACGGDDLDPAEVLFERPGLRGDSSAGRAPWQEAARAAGPGAAAAGEYSGYAGLKQPYGQVTTTFGFSGGTGPVDVAACLMAAGPKHDIRTETFMVQSVAGSIAHALDTANNGKGSSEDGTGKGVPIIAFTAQGNGADATIDLTPTLRAGGHRNSHANAGVVPAIAFAQNNRGEVRFESGHGQVACTVLSNGKPGYGVPMVACVALRGRPQGLAAELGGSVAAALRTSGGGADKPHVLAPDFEAHFRYDWNDPGPGDWSHWRVRRLMPMECERLQGMPDDYTLIPYRGKPAADAPRYKAIGNSMAVPCMAWLGHRLMQCLHKTGSTASV; from the coding sequence ATGAACCCGCAACCTCGCACCCTTCGCGGTGCGCCCCAGGCCGCGCCACTGCTGTACGGCAGCGTGTGCAGCGGCATCGAGGCCGTGAGCCTCGCCTGGCAACCTCTCGGCCTGCAAGCCGCGTGGTTCGCCGAGATCGACGCCTTCCCGAGCGCCGTGCTCGCCCACCGCTACCCCCACGTGCCCAACCTCGGCGACATGACCGCGATCGCCCGCCAGGTGCGCTCCGGCATCGTGCCAGCGCCCGACATCCTGGTCGGCGGCACGCCGTGCCAGTCGTTCAGCGTTGCCGGCGCGCGCCAGGGGCTGAACGACCCGCGTGGAGCCTTGACCCTTGCCTATGTGGAGCTTGCAAATGCCATCGACCAAACCCGCCACCAAAACCGCCGCTCGCCGGCAACGCTCGTCTGGGAAAACGTCCCCGGCGTCCTCAACGACCGCAGCAATGCCTTCGGGCATTTCCTGGGCGCACTGGCCGGAGAAGGCCGTGCGCTCCAGCCGCCAGGGGAAAAATGGGCGCACGCTGGTTGTGTGTCTGGACCCCGCCGCCGCATCGCCTGGCGCGTGCTCGACGCTCAATATTTCGGTGTCGCCCAACGCCGCAAGCGCGTGTTTCTTGTGGCATGTGGTGGTGATGACCTCGATCCCGCCGAAGTACTTTTTGAGCGCCCAGGCCTGCGCGGGGATTCTTCTGCGGGCCGCGCGCCGTGGCAAGAAGCTGCCCGCGCTGCTGGACCGGGTGCTGCGGCAGCAGGCGAGTACTCGGGATACGCAGGACTGAAGCAGCCCTACGGTCAGGTCACGACGACGTTCGGATTCAGCGGCGGCACCGGCCCCGTCGATGTGGCGGCATGCCTGATGGCCGCTGGCCCCAAGCACGACATCCGCACCGAGACGTTCATGGTGCAGTCGGTCGCCGGCAGCATCGCCCATGCCCTCGATACCGCCAACAACGGCAAGGGCAGCAGCGAGGACGGCACGGGCAAGGGCGTGCCAATCATCGCCTTCACCGCCCAGGGCAACGGCGCGGATGCGACGATCGACCTGACGCCGACGCTGCGCGCTGGCGGGCATCGCAACAGCCATGCGAACGCCGGTGTCGTGCCTGCCATCGCGTTCGCGCAGAATAACCGCGGCGAAGTGCGCTTCGAGTCGGGCCACGGACAGGTGGCTTGCACCGTCCTGTCCAACGGCAAGCCAGGCTACGGGGTGCCGATGGTGGCCTGCGTTGCCCTGCGGGGACGGCCGCAGGGTCTTGCCGCCGAGCTGGGCGGCAGCGTAGCGGCCGCACTGCGCACCAGCGGCGGCGGCGCGGACAAGCCCCATGTGCTGGCCCCCGACTTCGAGGCGCATTTCCGCTACGACTGGAACGACCCCGGCCCCGGCGACTGGTCGCACTGGCGGGTGCGGCGGCTGATGCCCATGGAGTGCGAGCGGCTGCAGGGCATGCCCGACGACTACACGCTGATCCCATACCGCGGCAAGCCTGCCGCGGACGCTCCGCGCTACAAGGCGATCGGCAACTCCATGGCCGTCCCGTGCATGGCTTGGCT
- a CDS encoding DNA topoisomerase III codes for MRLFLCEKPSQGNDIGRILGATQRGEGCLSGSGVTVTWCIGHLVEAAAPEVYDAALKRWSLDQLPIIPQQWRVEVKPKTATQFKVVKALLAKTTHLVIATDADREGELIAREIIDLCGYRGPIERLWLSALNDASIRTALGKLRPSSDTLPMYFSALARSRADWLVGMNLSRLFTVLGRQAGYDGVLSVGRVQTPTLKLVVDRDREIAAFRSVPFWAIDVSLSAGGQAFSAQWVPPEGCTDAAGRCVQQPIAQQAAQQIRAAGSAQVVSVETERVREGPPLLFDLGTLQEVCSKQLGLDVQETLEIAQALYETHKATTYPRSDSGYLPESMFAEVPAVLDSLLKTDPSLRPIMGQLDRTQRSRAWNDGKVTAHHGIIPTLEPANLSAMSEKELAVYRLIRAHYLAQFLPHHEFDRTVANFSCGQQTLAATGKQVVARGWHLVLAEPQPDEDGEATARSQALPALREGMACQVAEAEIKALKTMPPKPYTQGELVKSMKGVARFVTDPRLKQKLKDTTGIGTEATRANIITGLLTRGYLVKKGRSIRASEAAFTLIDAVPAAIADPGTTAVWEQALDMIEAGQLTLDVFIGKQAAWISQLIAQYGSTSLSIKVPQGPTCPQCGAPTRQRTGKSGPFWSCSRYPDCKGTLPVESGTSKRGASRPRRTSDSGRKGS; via the coding sequence ATGCGGCTGTTCTTGTGCGAGAAGCCTTCCCAGGGCAACGACATTGGCCGGATTCTCGGCGCGACGCAGCGCGGTGAAGGCTGTCTCAGCGGCTCCGGCGTCACCGTCACCTGGTGCATCGGCCATCTCGTAGAAGCGGCAGCACCCGAGGTCTATGACGCGGCGCTCAAGCGCTGGTCGCTGGACCAGTTGCCCATCATTCCCCAGCAATGGCGGGTCGAGGTCAAACCGAAGACCGCCACGCAATTCAAGGTCGTCAAGGCGCTTCTGGCGAAGACGACCCACCTGGTCATCGCCACCGATGCCGACCGCGAGGGCGAACTGATCGCCCGCGAGATCATCGATCTGTGTGGCTACCGAGGCCCCATCGAGCGCCTGTGGCTGTCGGCGCTCAACGATGCCTCGATCCGCACCGCGCTCGGCAAGCTGCGGCCGTCGTCCGACACGCTGCCGATGTACTTCTCGGCACTGGCGCGCTCGCGGGCCGACTGGCTCGTCGGCATGAACCTCAGCCGGCTGTTCACGGTGCTGGGGCGGCAGGCAGGCTATGACGGCGTGCTGTCGGTCGGGCGCGTCCAGACCCCGACGCTCAAGCTCGTGGTGGACCGCGACCGCGAGATCGCGGCTTTCAGGTCGGTGCCGTTTTGGGCCATCGACGTGTCCCTGTCCGCAGGCGGCCAGGCTTTCAGCGCGCAGTGGGTTCCGCCCGAAGGCTGCACCGACGCCGCCGGCCGATGCGTGCAGCAGCCCATCGCTCAGCAGGCCGCGCAGCAGATCCGCGCAGCCGGCAGTGCCCAGGTGGTGTCGGTCGAGACCGAACGCGTGCGCGAAGGTCCGCCGCTGCTGTTCGACCTGGGCACCTTGCAGGAGGTGTGCTCCAAGCAGCTTGGGCTGGACGTGCAGGAAACCCTGGAGATTGCCCAGGCCCTGTACGAGACGCACAAGGCCACCACGTACCCGCGTTCCGATTCCGGCTACCTGCCTGAAAGCATGTTCGCCGAGGTGCCTGCGGTACTGGACAGCCTGCTCAAGACCGATCCGTCGCTGCGTCCGATCATGGGCCAGCTCGACCGTACCCAACGCTCGCGCGCCTGGAACGACGGCAAGGTCACGGCGCACCACGGCATCATCCCGACGCTCGAACCGGCGAACCTCTCGGCCATGAGCGAGAAGGAACTGGCGGTGTACCGACTGATCCGGGCGCACTATCTCGCCCAATTTTTGCCACATCACGAGTTCGATCGCACCGTGGCGAACTTCTCCTGCGGCCAGCAGACGCTTGCGGCCACGGGAAAGCAAGTCGTCGCCCGCGGCTGGCACCTGGTGCTGGCCGAGCCGCAGCCCGACGAGGATGGCGAGGCCACCGCGCGCAGCCAGGCTCTGCCCGCGCTGCGCGAAGGCATGGCATGCCAGGTGGCCGAGGCCGAGATCAAGGCGCTCAAGACGATGCCGCCCAAGCCCTACACTCAGGGCGAACTGGTCAAGTCGATGAAGGGCGTTGCGCGTTTCGTGACCGACCCGCGCCTGAAACAGAAGTTGAAGGACACGACGGGCATCGGCACCGAAGCCACGCGCGCCAACATCATCACCGGCCTGCTGACGCGGGGCTACCTCGTGAAGAAGGGGCGCTCCATCCGCGCCTCGGAAGCTGCCTTCACCCTGATCGACGCGGTGCCCGCAGCGATTGCCGACCCAGGGACCACCGCCGTCTGGGAACAGGCGCTGGACATGATCGAGGCCGGCCAACTCACGCTGGACGTGTTCATCGGCAAGCAGGCCGCATGGATTTCCCAGTTGATCGCGCAGTACGGCAGCACATCCCTGTCCATCAAGGTTCCCCAAGGGCCGACTTGCCCGCAATGCGGCGCACCCACACGCCAGCGCACCGGCAAGAGCGGCCCGTTCTGGTCGTGCAGTCGCTACCCCGACTGCAAAGGCACGCTGCCGGTCGAATCCGGCACGTCCAAGCGCGGGGCCTCGCGCCCGCGCCGTACCAGTGACAGCGGCCGCAAAGGCTCCTGA
- a CDS encoding DUF3158 family protein, translating to MSDLNQSTRYFRGLQQGAFMRLEHAASLKGLLKPFKGKRDFEVWASQCFAMRDELIGLAQRQVLQQAIGHPFHLLPIELAQQTTGAGTTFLRWRRHDRSAMGVALWQALMASTSTPVNLLADLHAIELQRITLNMQISLLHTLGRQAQECASKAAEAEDAYLRRLTSIPSAMRDR from the coding sequence ATGAGCGATCTGAACCAGTCCACCCGCTACTTCCGGGGCCTGCAACAGGGTGCCTTCATGCGGCTGGAACACGCGGCCTCTCTAAAAGGCCTTTTAAAGCCTTTTAAAGGTAAGAGGGACTTCGAGGTCTGGGCCAGCCAGTGCTTCGCCATGCGCGACGAGTTGATCGGCCTGGCGCAGCGACAAGTGCTGCAACAGGCCATCGGGCATCCCTTCCACCTGCTGCCCATCGAACTGGCCCAGCAGACCACTGGCGCGGGAACGACGTTCTTGCGCTGGCGCAGGCACGACCGCTCGGCCATGGGCGTGGCCCTGTGGCAGGCACTGATGGCGAGCACCAGCACGCCGGTCAACCTGCTGGCCGATCTGCACGCGATCGAACTTCAGCGCATCACGCTGAACATGCAGATCAGCCTGTTGCACACCTTGGGCAGGCAGGCGCAGGAATGCGCCAGCAAGGCGGCCGAGGCGGAAGACGCCTACCTGCGCCGGCTCACGTCCATCCCCTCTGCAATGCGCGATCGGTGA
- a CDS encoding single-stranded DNA-binding protein — MSTHFSGEGNIGSPPEYREFPNGNDEPRRLLRLNVYFDNPVPTKGGDFEDRGGFWAPVEIWHRDAAHWKDLYQKGMRVLVVGRMEREPWTDNEDQPRETWQVNARSVGILPFRIESVALSPKPQEAEPKPQPAQEPAAPKEAKRRK; from the coding sequence ATGAGCACGCATTTTTCCGGCGAAGGCAACATCGGCTCGCCACCCGAGTACCGGGAGTTCCCCAACGGCAACGACGAACCGCGGCGCTTGCTGCGGCTGAACGTCTATTTCGACAACCCCGTTCCCACCAAGGGCGGCGACTTCGAGGACCGCGGCGGCTTCTGGGCGCCGGTGGAAATCTGGCACCGGGACGCCGCGCACTGGAAAGACCTGTACCAGAAAGGCATGCGCGTGCTGGTCGTCGGCCGCATGGAGCGCGAACCCTGGACGGACAATGAGGATCAGCCGCGTGAGACCTGGCAGGTCAACGCGCGCAGCGTCGGCATCCTGCCATTCCGCATCGAGTCCGTGGCCCTCAGTCCGAAGCCGCAGGAGGCAGAACCCAAGCCCCAGCCCGCGCAGGAGCCGGCTGCGCCGAAAGAAGCCAAGCGCAGGAAGTGA
- a CDS encoding STY4528 family pathogenicity island replication protein, translating into MAVDDPAPRAPRQGPVALADLFAGALKELAPRSSAPATAPSDGFLFSGNRHESVPRRLFLDRRLTPLERNAWQVFRLMLNQDGVTAFPTYEQLRPWLASMPCAGSASHETVARALTLLRLTRWLSLVRRRRDPKTGRILGNLYVLHDEPLTPFEAMQLDADYLELVSQALGHSAKAVQVVGLNTLKEIADDPLLSGRTLPSRLQVLAERLARQGIGATESYPQGGASHDSEEGPASLLRNGERPSSDSEAGPKPASDASLRNPKQDRTVRSSRIDEVRTTAREREQARAMQGIRLPERFLDLKEEQQAGAMVALQQVDASLRQAVLDEWAERCRGSAIRNPAGYLFGIIQRAIRGEFNAWAKQAGSAPPPAATRDAPPEPPRNVVPPEVAKQHIDRLRELLRKS; encoded by the coding sequence ATGGCCGTGGACGACCCCGCACCACGCGCACCGCGCCAAGGCCCCGTCGCCCTCGCCGATCTGTTCGCGGGCGCCCTGAAGGAACTCGCGCCCCGTTCCAGCGCACCCGCGACCGCACCCAGCGACGGCTTCCTCTTCAGCGGCAACCGGCACGAGAGCGTGCCCAGGCGACTGTTCCTCGATCGTCGGCTGACGCCGCTGGAACGCAATGCCTGGCAGGTGTTCCGGCTGATGCTCAACCAGGACGGGGTGACCGCGTTCCCCACCTATGAGCAGCTACGCCCCTGGCTGGCGTCGATGCCCTGCGCAGGATCGGCTTCGCATGAAACCGTGGCACGGGCGCTGACGCTGCTGCGCCTGACGCGCTGGCTGAGCCTGGTGCGCCGGCGACGCGACCCCAAGACCGGCCGCATCCTCGGCAACCTCTACGTGCTGCATGACGAGCCCCTGACCCCGTTCGAGGCGATGCAGTTGGACGCCGACTACCTGGAGTTGGTCAGCCAGGCCCTCGGCCACTCGGCCAAGGCCGTGCAGGTCGTGGGCCTGAACACCTTGAAGGAGATCGCGGACGACCCGCTGCTGTCCGGCCGCACCTTGCCGTCGCGGCTGCAGGTGCTTGCCGAGCGCCTGGCGCGCCAGGGCATCGGAGCCACCGAAAGTTATCCACAGGGGGGAGCCTCCCACGATTCCGAAGAAGGGCCCGCGAGCCTTCTTCGGAATGGCGAACGCCCCTCTTCGGATTCCGAAGCAGGGCCGAAACCCGCGTCAGACGCCTCTCTTCGGAATCCGAAGCAGGACCGTACAGTACGTAGTAGTCGTATTGATGAAGTACGTACTACCGCGCGTGAGCGTGAGCAGGCGCGCGCGATGCAGGGCATTCGCCTGCCCGAGCGCTTCCTCGATTTGAAAGAAGAGCAGCAGGCCGGCGCCATGGTGGCCTTGCAGCAGGTCGATGCCTCGCTGCGACAAGCCGTGCTGGACGAATGGGCGGAGCGCTGTCGTGGCAGCGCCATCCGCAACCCGGCCGGCTACCTGTTCGGCATCATCCAGCGGGCCATCCGTGGCGAGTTCAATGCGTGGGCCAAGCAGGCTGGGTCGGCACCGCCACCAGCCGCCACGCGAGATGCGCCACCTGAGCCCCCACGCAACGTGGTTCCGCCCGAGGTGGCCAAGCAGCACATCGACCGGCTACGCGAGCTTCTGCGCAAGAGTTGA